In Stenotrophomonas sp. ESTM1D_MKCIP4_1, a single genomic region encodes these proteins:
- a CDS encoding SH3 domain-containing protein, whose protein sequence is MIQASREPRRHWPRRLTLALCLLAAPAFAQVAPAPDPGAPLPYVIGLHEAYLTPQYWAARLDNADTPILDRTQINAQNARMRAQDAHIQDIAALPAQLTATQVRASISALSTWPARVLYDDQGQPIAAALRASIEANLGMQAVAAQVAPQYGLVVKRAALRTFPTRHRVFSSTGDTDIDRFQESALFPGDKVAVVHRSADGRWLFVHSERYSAWIEAGSVATGDKATVLGYGAQGPYRVVTGAVAHTAFTPEEPRVSRLQLDMGVRLPVLADWPAATPVNGQQGHAAWVVQLPVREADGRLKLVPALLPRSQDTAGDYLPLTPRLLLQQAFKFLGERYGWGHDYDTRDCSGFVSEIYRSFGVLLPRNTSAQAVSPALDRLPFTDKAGKAARDRAVTALQVGDLVYIPGHVMMAIGHVDGRTWVIHDTAGGSWFGADGTRVQAHLNGVSVTPLEPMMASDTVRYIDRITNIQRLRAKTAE, encoded by the coding sequence ATGATCCAGGCTTCCCGCGAACCGCGCCGGCACTGGCCGCGCCGGTTGACCCTGGCGCTGTGCCTGCTGGCGGCGCCGGCCTTCGCACAGGTGGCACCAGCGCCCGATCCGGGTGCCCCCCTGCCCTATGTGATCGGCCTGCACGAGGCCTACCTGACCCCGCAGTACTGGGCCGCGCGGCTGGACAACGCCGATACCCCGATCCTCGACCGCACGCAGATCAACGCGCAGAACGCGCGCATGCGTGCACAGGACGCGCATATCCAGGACATCGCCGCCCTTCCCGCGCAGCTGACCGCTACGCAGGTGCGCGCCAGCATCAGCGCGCTGTCGACCTGGCCGGCACGGGTCCTGTACGACGACCAGGGCCAGCCCATCGCGGCGGCGCTGCGTGCTTCGATCGAGGCCAACCTGGGCATGCAGGCGGTGGCCGCACAGGTGGCGCCGCAGTATGGCCTGGTGGTCAAGCGTGCGGCACTGCGCACCTTCCCCACCCGCCATCGCGTTTTCAGCAGCACCGGCGATACCGATATCGACCGCTTCCAGGAATCGGCGCTGTTCCCCGGTGACAAGGTGGCCGTGGTCCATCGCAGCGCGGACGGCCGTTGGCTGTTCGTGCACAGCGAGCGCTACAGCGCGTGGATCGAGGCCGGGTCCGTGGCGACCGGTGACAAGGCCACGGTGCTCGGTTATGGCGCGCAGGGCCCCTACCGCGTCGTGACCGGCGCGGTGGCGCATACCGCGTTCACCCCGGAAGAACCCCGCGTGTCGCGCCTGCAGCTGGACATGGGGGTGCGCCTGCCGGTGCTGGCCGACTGGCCCGCTGCCACGCCGGTCAATGGCCAGCAGGGCCATGCCGCCTGGGTGGTGCAGCTGCCGGTGCGCGAGGCCGATGGCCGGTTGAAGCTGGTGCCGGCGCTGCTGCCGCGTTCGCAGGACACCGCAGGCGACTACCTGCCGTTGACCCCGCGCCTGCTGCTGCAGCAGGCTTTCAAGTTCCTCGGCGAGCGCTACGGCTGGGGCCACGACTACGACACCCGCGACTGCAGCGGTTTCGTCTCCGAGATCTACCGCAGCTTCGGCGTACTGCTGCCGCGCAATACCAGTGCGCAGGCGGTCAGCCCGGCGCTGGACCGGTTGCCGTTCACCGACAAGGCGGGCAAGGCCGCGCGCGACCGTGCCGTGACCGCGCTGCAGGTGGGCGACCTCGTCTACATTCCCGGCCACGTGATGATGGCCATCGGCCACGTCGACGGCCGCACCTGGGTCATCCACGATACGGCGGGTGGCAGCTGGTTCGGCGCCGACGGTACGCGCGTGCAGGCCCACCTCAATGGTGTCTCGGTCACCCCGCTGGAGCCGATGATGGCCAGCGATACTGTCCGCTACATCGACCGCATCACCAACATCCAGCGCCTGCGGGCCAAGACTGCCGAATGA
- a CDS encoding transglutaminase-like domain-containing protein has protein sequence MDPVVRKPRLPAAAGLCAVLLLWASAAAAQDVRGQGAGETRLIDLVDSGHFAEADDLLKRGDLPVTADYQRERMRRIRLDFNLDETAAKTAVRRWIPDLTDAEFARWDQLGLIEHLDIDGTRWYFKRAPSNLFLLSEEARARRRADAPMPAPGPNEVLNAHHARVVAAAEAEGHTSVLPQRFAFTQSLTVKADAVPAGETLRVWIPYPREIPGQQERVQWLGSAPGPARVAPASTLQRTAYMEATAVAGQPTRFEIRYAATIFARHTPIDPAKVQPTPTDPALQPFLAEQLPHVRFTPALKLFSDQVLQGETRPHEVLRRLYAAVDSIPWAGAREYSTLSNISDYALRAGHADCGQQTLLLIALLRMNGIPARWQSGMVFSDDGSGYNNLHDWGAVYLAPYGWLPMDVTTGALASDAPALRDFYLGGLDGYRIAFNDDFGQPFVPAKQHYRSETVDSQRGEAEWAGGNLYFDQWNYDFQWQVLPAGQR, from the coding sequence GTGGATCCCGTCGTTCGCAAACCGCGTCTGCCTGCCGCTGCCGGCCTGTGTGCCGTGCTGCTGCTGTGGGCGTCGGCGGCGGCGGCGCAGGACGTGCGGGGGCAGGGTGCCGGCGAGACACGATTGATCGATCTGGTCGACAGTGGCCACTTCGCGGAGGCGGACGACCTGCTGAAGCGCGGCGACCTGCCCGTCACCGCGGACTACCAGCGCGAACGCATGCGCCGCATCCGCCTGGATTTCAATCTGGACGAGACCGCAGCGAAAACCGCCGTCCGCCGCTGGATCCCCGATCTGACCGATGCAGAGTTTGCACGCTGGGACCAGCTCGGCCTGATCGAGCACCTCGATATCGACGGCACGCGCTGGTACTTCAAGCGTGCGCCGTCCAACCTGTTCCTGCTCAGCGAAGAAGCGCGCGCCCGCCGTCGCGCCGATGCACCGATGCCTGCGCCGGGCCCGAACGAAGTGCTGAACGCGCACCATGCGCGCGTGGTCGCTGCTGCCGAAGCAGAGGGCCACACCTCGGTGCTGCCGCAGCGCTTTGCCTTCACCCAGTCGCTCACGGTGAAAGCCGACGCGGTACCTGCCGGCGAAACCCTCCGCGTGTGGATTCCGTACCCACGCGAGATTCCCGGCCAGCAGGAGCGCGTGCAGTGGTTGGGCAGCGCGCCGGGCCCCGCGCGGGTCGCCCCGGCCAGCACCCTGCAGCGCACCGCCTATATGGAAGCCACGGCCGTGGCCGGGCAGCCCACCCGCTTCGAGATCCGCTACGCCGCCACGATCTTCGCGCGGCATACGCCGATCGATCCGGCCAAGGTGCAACCGACACCGACCGACCCGGCGCTGCAGCCGTTCCTCGCCGAGCAGCTGCCGCATGTGCGCTTCACGCCGGCGCTGAAGCTGTTTTCCGACCAGGTGCTGCAGGGCGAGACGCGCCCGCATGAAGTGCTGCGCCGGCTGTACGCCGCGGTCGATAGCATTCCATGGGCGGGCGCCCGCGAATACTCCACCCTCAGCAACATCAGCGATTACGCGCTGCGCGCCGGCCACGCCGACTGCGGGCAGCAGACCCTGCTGCTGATCGCCCTGCTGCGCATGAACGGCATTCCCGCGCGCTGGCAGTCGGGCATGGTGTTTTCCGACGATGGCAGCGGCTACAACAACCTGCACGATTGGGGTGCGGTCTATCTGGCGCCGTATGGCTGGCTGCCGATGGATGTGACCACTGGCGCGCTGGCCAGCGATGCCCCCGCGCTGCGCGACTTCTACCTGGGTGGCCTCGATGGCTACCGCATCGCCTTCAACGATGATTTCGGCCAGCCCTTCGTGCCAGCCAAACAGCATTACCGCTCGGAAACGGTCGACTCGCAGCGCGGCGAGGCCGAGTGGGCGGGCGGCAACCTGTACTTCGACCAATGGAACTACGACTTCCAGTGGCAGGTACTGCCGGCCGGGCAACGCTAG
- a CDS encoding dipeptide epimerase has product MKITAIELGMLRVPLKTPFKTALRTVETVEDVVVLIRTDTGNTGYGEAPATAVITGDTHGSIIEAVRHFIAPRLIGQEVVNLNHLCTLVQTAMERNTSAKAAVEIALYDLWAQLHGAPLYQMLGGGDPVITTDITISVDYIDKMVADSLSAIERGFESLKIKVGKDIGLDIERVKAIHAAVQGRALLRLDANQGWTAKQAVHAMRTLEDAGVVLELLEQPVKAADITGLKYVTDRVNTPVMADESVFSPSQVMDLIQQRAADIINIKLMKTGGLSNAIRIADIAGIYGVPCMIGCMIESSISVAAAVHLAVAKSDVITKVDLDGPSLGQFDPVSGGVHFNESEISISDVPGLGITEVRGLEMLG; this is encoded by the coding sequence ATGAAGATCACTGCCATCGAACTGGGCATGCTGCGCGTGCCGCTGAAGACGCCGTTCAAGACCGCCCTGCGCACGGTGGAAACCGTGGAGGACGTGGTTGTGCTGATCCGCACCGACACCGGCAATACCGGCTACGGTGAAGCGCCGGCCACGGCGGTCATCACCGGCGATACGCACGGCTCGATCATCGAAGCGGTGCGCCACTTCATCGCCCCGCGCCTGATCGGCCAGGAGGTGGTCAATCTCAACCACCTGTGCACGCTGGTGCAGACCGCTATGGAGCGCAACACCAGTGCCAAGGCGGCGGTGGAGATCGCGCTGTACGACCTGTGGGCGCAGCTGCACGGCGCGCCGCTGTACCAGATGCTGGGCGGTGGCGATCCGGTCATCACCACCGACATCACCATCAGCGTGGACTACATCGACAAGATGGTGGCCGATTCACTGTCGGCCATCGAGCGTGGCTTCGAGTCGCTGAAGATCAAGGTGGGCAAGGACATCGGCCTGGACATCGAACGGGTGAAGGCGATCCACGCCGCCGTGCAGGGCCGTGCCCTGCTGCGCCTGGACGCCAACCAGGGCTGGACCGCCAAGCAGGCGGTGCATGCCATGCGCACACTGGAAGATGCCGGCGTGGTGCTGGAACTGCTGGAGCAGCCGGTGAAGGCGGCCGATATCACCGGCCTGAAGTACGTCACCGACCGGGTCAACACGCCGGTGATGGCCGACGAAAGCGTGTTCAGTCCCAGCCAGGTGATGGACCTGATCCAGCAGCGCGCGGCCGACATCATCAACATCAAGCTGATGAAGACCGGCGGCCTGTCCAATGCCATCCGCATCGCCGACATCGCCGGCATCTATGGCGTGCCGTGCATGATCGGCTGCATGATCGAATCGAGCATCAGCGTGGCCGCCGCGGTGCACCTTGCCGTGGCCAAGAGTGATGTGATCACCAAGGTCGATCTGGACGGCCCCTCGCTGGGCCAGTTCGATCCGGTCAGCGGCGGCGTGCATTTCAACGAATCGGAGATCAGCATCAGCGACGTACCGGGGCTGGGCATCACCGAAGTGCGCGGGCTGGAGATGCTGGGTTGA